The following proteins are encoded in a genomic region of Rissa tridactyla isolate bRisTri1 chromosome 5, bRisTri1.patW.cur.20221130, whole genome shotgun sequence:
- the NEUROG2 gene encoding neurogenin-2 encodes MLVKAEVPAPPAEDELLLLGLVSPAPSPSLPSSAEEEEEEEEEEEEEDEGEELRTAPSAPGCRGLKRRAAGRNRGAPRTVRTAETAQRIKRNRRLKANNRERNRMHNLNAALDALRDVLPTFPEDAKLTKIETLRFAHNYIWALTETLRLAGTGRLGPEGAAGGAGGSGGISGSPSPASSSWSGGSASPAPSASPYACTLSPASPASDAEHWPARFGVPPPPPPPPPPQPRRCL; translated from the coding sequence ATGCTGGTGAAGGCGGAGGTCCCGGCGCCTCCCGCCGAGGacgagctgctgctgctggggctggtctCGCCCGCCCCCTCGCCCTCGCTGCCCTccagcgccgaggaggaggaggaagaggaggaggaggaggaggaggaggatgaaggggaGGAGCTGCGGACGGCCCCGTCGGCGCCGGGCTGCCGGGGTTTGAAACGGCGAGCGGCTGGACGGAACCGGGGAGCCCCGCGGACGGTTCGGACGGCGGAGACGGCTCAGCGCATCAAACGCAACCGGCGGCTGAAGGCCAACAACCGGGAACGCAACCGCATGCACAACCTGAACGCGGCGCTGGACGCCCTGCGCGACGTCCTGCCCACCTTCCCCGAGGACGCCAAGCTCACCAAGATCGAGACCCTCCGCTTCGCCCACAACTACATCTGGGCCCTCACCGAGACCCTGCGCTTGGCCGGGACGGGGCGGCTGGGCccggagggggcggcggggggagcggggggaagcggggggatCAGCGGCAGCCCCTcgcccgcctcctcctcctggagCGGCGGCtccgccagccccgctccctccgcCTCCCCCTACGCCTGCACTTTatcccccgccagccccgcgtCCGACGCCGAGCACTGGCCCGCACGGTTCGgggtccccccgccgccgccgccgccgccccctccccagccccgccgtTGCCTCTAG